In Candidatus Nezhaarchaeota archaeon, the sequence CGATAAACACGGCTGCCGTTATGAACCCCCAGCTAATTAGAGATTCTGCGGATGCTTTTGGTTCTCAATGCATCGTTGTCGCGATAGACGCTAAGAGGGTACTTAAGAGGGAGAGGCCCAGTCCTCAAGGCCTCTACGTTGAGTCCAACGAGGGAGAGGTTTGGTGGGAGGTCTACATCTATGGTGGTAGACGACCAACTGGGATCGATGCTATATGGTGGGCTAAGAAGGTAGCCGAGCTTGGTGCTGGAGAAATACTACTAACTAGCATTGACAAGGACGGCACAACGGATGGTTACGATCTCGAGCTTACAAGGACAATCTCCGAAGCAGTCAATATACCAGTTATTGCGAGTGGAGGGGCGGGGAACCCTCACCATATCTATGAGGCACTAACGGTGGGTAAGGCTGATGCCGCGCTAGCGGCTTCCATATTTCACTTCGGGCTATACACAATAATGGATGTGAAGAAGTACTTAGCTGAGAGAGGAGTTCCAGTAAGGCTTTAACACCTATTAATCTACTCACATGCTAAAACATTTACTACTGAGTACTGCAATGCCAATGAACTCTAAAGCTATTGCTTCACCCCTAGTCGCGTTACTGAGCTCCAGTTGATATTAAAGCGAACCTTAAATCTTCAGCTTTTCGATGAGTTTATAGGCTGGCGAGCCATCAAAGCAGTACTTAACCTCCTGGTAGTCTTGCATGAACTTTACAACCTCTTTCCTCACCTCTGACGGGTCCCTCCTCCTCAAAAGTACATCTTCAATCTTCTCAGCTATGAAGTTCATCTCGCTCTTTCCCATCCCTAGCCTAGTAACCTCTTGAACACCAAGCCTCAAACCACTTGGATTGTTAACTCTCTTAGGGTCATCCCATGGGAGCAAGTTCATGTTGGTTATTATGTTTGCCTCTTCAAGCATCTTGGATGCTCGCTTACCCCCACCTAGCTCCGTAACGTCAATCACTATCTGATGCGAGGATGTGAAGCCCTTATGTGGACACAGAACCCTGAACCCTCTGTCGTACAGTGACCTTGCTAACTCTCTAGAGTTTTCTACCGTTGCCTTAGCATAGGCAGCCCCATACTCGATCATCTCCGTTAGTGACACGGCTAAAGCAGCTACTCTATGCAGATGGTGGTTACTAATTAAGCCCGGGAAGAGGGCTCTTTCTATCCTCTCCATGGCCTCCTCATTGTTTGATAGCACTATACCTCCCTGAGGGCCTGGAAACGTCTTGTGTGTGCTACCCATGAGTACTAGCGCGCCTTCGGCTAAGGGGTCTTGAAACTCTCCTCCAGCTATTAGCCCCAAGACATGGGAGCCATCGTAAACCACATGACCTCCAAACTTCGCGACCTCTTTGCTAAGTTCCCTCACTGGATGGGGGAATAGGAAGAGGCTTGCTCCTAGGACTACTAGCTTAGGCTTAACCTTAGCTATAACGTCTACTGCCCTATTAACATCTACGTTCATCTCGTTGACATCAAATGGCAAGTCGACAACTGAAAGCCCTATAATGCCAGCAGCCCCTATTTCTGCGAAGCTTATGTGACCTCCACAAGGTATGCTCAATCCCACGATGGTATCTCCAGCCCTCGTTAAAGCTGAGAACACAGCTAAGTTGGATATGGTCCCTGAGATGGGCTTCACGGAAGCAAACCTACACTTGAAAAGTGTCTTAGCTAACTCTATGGCTATGACCTCAACTTCATCTATGTAGCGAGTTCCACAGTAGTACCTCTTATACGGTTTTCCCTCAGCGTACCTATGGCCGAAATCCGACATTAAGACAAGCCTGACATACTTGCTGGTAACATTCTCGCTAGGGATGAGATTTAAGCATGACGACCTCCACGAGTCATGAGCCTTAGTGAGCTCAAGCACCTTAGACAGAAACTCAAAGCTACTCATTGACTGTTCAACTGATAACAATACCAATTAACAGGTTATGAGTCTTACGGCTCGATTAAGCTTCAAGAGCATAGAGTATACGGGGAAAGCTCATGTGTGAACAATGAATGCTGCAACTGAGTGAGAATTGCATGGCGCGTGCGAAGTACTTTGTGAACTCACTCCCACTCTATGGTTGCTGGTGGCTTGTTCGTAATGTCATAAACGACCCTAACGACCTCCGGTATCTCGTTAGTTATCCTTGTTGAAATCCTTTCCAGGACTTCGTATGGGATTTTAGCAAAGCTTGCCGTCATCGCCTCCCTACTCTCAACTATCCTAATGGCCACGGTGTAGCCGTAAGCCCTAGCATCACCCTTAACTCCAGTACTCTTGGTGTCAGTTAAGACTGCAAAGTACTGCCATAAACCTCTCGCTAACCCAGCACCTTCGATCTCTTCTCTGACGATTTTATCAGCCTTCCTGGCGATCCTAATCTTCTCCTCAGTTACTTCACCTACGATCCTGACGGCTAGGCCTGGTCCCGGAAAAGGCTGCCGATGAACTATGTGATCCGGTAAACCTACCTTCTCAGCTATGACTCTTACCTCATCCTTGTAGAGGTCCTTAAGGGGCTCCACTATCTTCTTAAACTCTATCTTCAATGGCAGACCAGCAACATTATGGTGAGTCTTTATCTTATCAGAGAACCTCCTAAAGCCTGACTCTATTCTATCAGGATATATCGTCCCCTGAAGTAGGTATTCCGCACTTACATTTCGCGCAACCTCTTCAAATACTCTTATAAATTCTTCGCCTATGATCTTGCGCTTTAACTCTGGGTCTACGATACCCTTAAGCCTCCTAAGAAACCTCTCCTTGGCATCTACAAATATGAAATTCTTTATTACCTTGCTAAAGAACTCCCTTACCTGCTCAGGCTCGCCCTCCCTCATGAATCCATGGTCGACGAAGACGGCATAGAGCCTATCACCTATTGCCCTAGCTGCAAGCATAGCCGTAGTACTTGAATCTATGCCTCCACTCAAGGCTATGATTGCCTTGCCCTCACCGATCTCTCTACGTATCTCATCTACAGCTCTCTCTATGAAGTCCTCCATCCTCCACTCAGCTTTACACCTACAAACATTAAACACGAAGTTTTCGAGGACCTTCATGCCCTTATCGGTGTGGACAACTTCAGGATGCCACTGAACCCCATATATTGGCTTCTCAACGTGCTTGAAGGCAGCCACTGGACATAAATCTGTATGAGCAAGCACTTTGAAGCTGCTCGGTAAGCTTGTAACCGTATCTCCATGGCTCATCCAGACCCTCTCCACCCTATCCAGACCTTCAAGTATATCGTTAAAGTCATCTACGTAGGCGTA encodes:
- the hisF gene encoding imidazole glycerol phosphate synthase subunit HisF, which codes for MLTKRIIPCLDVKWGRVVKGVKFVNLRDAGDPVELASYYEDQEADEVVFLDITASYEGRKTLMEVVKRTSDVLSIPFTVGGGIRDINDIRDLLVAGADKVSINTAAVMNPQLIRDSADAFGSQCIVVAIDAKRVLKRERPSPQGLYVESNEGEVWWEVYIYGGRRPTGIDAIWWAKKVAELGAGEILLTSIDKDGTTDGYDLELTRTISEAVNIPVIASGGAGNPHHIYEALTVGKADAALAASIFHFGLYTIMDVKKYLAERGVPVRL
- a CDS encoding serine hydroxymethyltransferase, which produces MSSFEFLSKVLELTKAHDSWRSSCLNLIPSENVTSKYVRLVLMSDFGHRYAEGKPYKRYYCGTRYIDEVEVIAIELAKTLFKCRFASVKPISGTISNLAVFSALTRAGDTIVGLSIPCGGHISFAEIGAAGIIGLSVVDLPFDVNEMNVDVNRAVDVIAKVKPKLVVLGASLFLFPHPVRELSKEVAKFGGHVVYDGSHVLGLIAGGEFQDPLAEGALVLMGSTHKTFPGPQGGIVLSNNEEAMERIERALFPGLISNHHLHRVAALAVSLTEMIEYGAAYAKATVENSRELARSLYDRGFRVLCPHKGFTSSHQIVIDVTELGGGKRASKMLEEANIITNMNLLPWDDPKRVNNPSGLRLGVQEVTRLGMGKSEMNFIAEKIEDVLLRRRDPSEVRKEVVKFMQDYQEVKYCFDGSPAYKLIEKLKI
- the guaA gene encoding glutamine-hydrolyzing GMP synthase; translation: MVENMDCIVVVDYGGQYAHLIARRVREVGVYSEVVHGGSAYDEIKALPRNLEVKGLILSGGPSSVRLDASPKLDFRLLGLGLPILGICYGHQLLAYTLGGKVEALGKGEYGATYAYVDDFNDILEGLDRVERVWMSHGDTVTSLPSSFKVLAHTDLCPVAAFKHVEKPIYGVQWHPEVVHTDKGMKVLENFVFNVCRCKAEWRMEDFIERAVDEIRREIGEGKAIIALSGGIDSSTTAMLAARAIGDRLYAVFVDHGFMREGEPEQVREFFSKVIKNFIFVDAKERFLRRLKGIVDPELKRKIIGEEFIRVFEEVARNVSAEYLLQGTIYPDRIESGFRRFSDKIKTHHNVAGLPLKIEFKKIVEPLKDLYKDEVRVIAEKVGLPDHIVHRQPFPGPGLAVRIVGEVTEEKIRIARKADKIVREEIEGAGLARGLWQYFAVLTDTKSTGVKGDARAYGYTVAIRIVESREAMTASFAKIPYEVLERISTRITNEIPEVVRVVYDITNKPPATIEWE